One Methylobacterium sp. 77 DNA window includes the following coding sequences:
- a CDS encoding PAS domain S-box protein: MPSQEAERVAALHGLGILDTPPEEHFEAVSRTAKRLFGVEKAFVSFIDADRQWIKSDCDLSVKEMPRQQSFCHHTIAGGDILVVPDARLDQRFAENPLVTGADPIVFYAGVPLCLASGHRVGSFCLISRNTRDFSTEDAASLRDLAATVTAHLRLADAHVRLVREAEDRAAHQATIAGQRDELQQRQTALASAHHLLAMAEEVAGIGHWRVGIADGQTLWSDGVYLIAGLDSSGPSPSLGDAIALYHPDDREVVQASISDALSRKGDFTFEARMMRPDGEPRIVVVRGICELDARGEVTALFGAALDMTDARQSDAALRERTSQFRRLVDAVSDCAFVTLDRTGHVSNWNSGAERITGYSATEAIGRHVSRFYTREGLQAGAPSMALATAAFEGRLKFECWRVRRDGSEFFASVAIDAIRDEGGAVIGYAEITRDITERRAAELELKRSENRYRTLSEALPVLVWTTRRPRGTANYVNPAFTAFYGDIGPERSERTARNHPDDAERMELAWRDAHTHGRTFTIEGRLCRHDGVYRWHKIVMIPVPTHDDRVPDAAEWLGTALDIDDIITARQRLEETTDLLRIAQKAADAGTWDLDLWTDVITLSPKAVGLFGLPGEAARAMPARDFIGVVHPDDVEAVRAEAMRAIRSRTNYIAEYRIFVDAEVRWISTRGRVLYDAAGAPYRMVGLHFDITERKAVEAALRAATAEAERASAAKSDFLAAMSHEIRTPLNSILGYADLLLEDPSRTPEDRRRLELIQGSGAALLTIVNDVLDFSKIEAGQFTLELLPFPLRDLIENTVEIVRGSALKSPVTILSRLDGALPLFAMGDANRLRQVLLNLLNNAVKFTPAGSVSLNVTQCGESAAGPLLRFEVVDTGIGISSEQQEHLFQRFSQVDSSISRRFGGTGLGLAICRRLVSMMDGTIGVTSSPGEGSTFWFTLVLPRAEAAGAVRKQRESGTPADGSARDAGAPKRARILVAEDVPVNQALARAVLELAGHSVEVVGDGAEAVAAIRATAGGPHAFDLVLMDVQMPGMDGLAATRLIRALPAPACTVPIVAMTANVLPQQIASLTAAGMDDHVGKPFKRDALYAVIARWTAPSASANAPVPPKDPTILDHEVYDSLKDMVGQERARALLSMLADELVDRFGPSPKAADLIGIDRSELAYDAHVMVSAAGLLGFVGLSDLCREIEVACRNDDDLAPLIQRLTTVRDGTLGTIRRLQAA; this comes from the coding sequence ATGCCGTCTCAGGAGGCCGAGCGCGTCGCCGCGCTTCACGGCCTCGGCATTCTCGATACGCCGCCCGAGGAGCATTTCGAGGCCGTGTCCCGCACGGCCAAGCGCTTGTTCGGCGTCGAGAAGGCCTTCGTCTCCTTCATCGATGCCGACCGCCAGTGGATCAAATCGGATTGCGATCTCTCGGTGAAGGAGATGCCGCGCCAGCAATCGTTCTGTCACCACACCATCGCCGGCGGCGACATTCTCGTCGTGCCGGACGCGCGTCTCGATCAGCGCTTCGCCGAGAACCCGCTGGTGACCGGCGCCGACCCCATCGTCTTCTATGCCGGCGTGCCGCTCTGCCTCGCCTCGGGGCATCGCGTCGGCTCGTTCTGCCTCATCTCCAGGAACACGCGGGATTTCAGCACGGAGGATGCCGCCTCCCTCAGGGACCTCGCCGCCACCGTCACCGCCCATCTGCGCCTCGCCGATGCGCATGTGCGTCTGGTTCGGGAGGCCGAGGACAGGGCCGCCCATCAGGCGACGATCGCCGGGCAGCGCGATGAATTGCAGCAGCGCCAGACGGCTCTCGCGAGCGCGCATCACCTGCTCGCCATGGCCGAGGAAGTCGCCGGCATCGGCCATTGGCGTGTCGGGATCGCCGACGGTCAGACCCTCTGGTCCGACGGCGTCTATCTGATCGCCGGGCTCGATTCCTCGGGTCCGTCGCCGTCGCTCGGGGATGCCATCGCCCTGTATCATCCCGACGACCGCGAGGTGGTCCAGGCCAGCATCTCGGATGCGCTGTCGCGCAAGGGTGATTTCACCTTCGAGGCGAGGATGATGCGCCCCGACGGAGAGCCCCGCATCGTCGTCGTCCGCGGCATCTGCGAGCTCGATGCGAGGGGAGAGGTCACGGCCCTGTTCGGGGCGGCCCTCGATATGACGGATGCGCGCCAGTCCGATGCCGCGCTGCGGGAGCGGACGAGCCAATTCCGTCGTCTGGTCGACGCCGTGAGCGATTGTGCCTTCGTCACCCTCGACCGGACCGGCCATGTCTCCAACTGGAACAGCGGGGCCGAGCGCATCACCGGCTATTCCGCGACCGAGGCCATCGGCCGCCACGTGTCGCGCTTCTACACGCGCGAGGGGCTCCAGGCGGGCGCGCCGAGTATGGCTCTCGCCACGGCGGCATTCGAGGGACGGCTGAAGTTCGAGTGCTGGCGCGTTCGCCGCGACGGGTCCGAATTCTTCGCGAGCGTCGCCATCGATGCCATCCGCGACGAGGGCGGCGCCGTGATCGGCTATGCCGAGATCACCCGTGACATCACCGAGCGCCGCGCGGCGGAACTGGAGCTGAAGCGGAGCGAGAATCGCTACCGCACCCTGTCGGAGGCGTTGCCCGTCCTGGTCTGGACGACCCGCCGTCCGCGAGGCACCGCGAATTACGTCAATCCGGCCTTCACCGCCTTCTACGGCGATATCGGCCCCGAGCGGAGCGAACGCACCGCGCGCAACCATCCCGATGATGCCGAACGCATGGAGCTCGCCTGGCGGGACGCGCATACCCATGGGCGGACCTTCACCATCGAAGGGCGTCTCTGCCGGCATGACGGCGTCTACCGCTGGCACAAGATCGTGATGATCCCGGTCCCGACGCATGACGACCGGGTGCCCGATGCCGCCGAATGGCTCGGCACCGCCCTCGACATCGACGACATCATCACCGCGCGCCAGCGGCTGGAAGAAACCACGGACCTGTTGCGCATCGCCCAGAAGGCGGCCGATGCGGGCACCTGGGACCTCGACCTCTGGACCGACGTCATCACCCTTAGTCCGAAGGCCGTCGGACTGTTCGGCCTCCCCGGCGAGGCCGCGCGCGCCATGCCGGCGCGGGACTTTATCGGCGTCGTCCATCCCGACGATGTGGAGGCGGTGCGCGCGGAGGCCATGCGCGCGATCCGGAGCCGGACCAACTACATTGCCGAATACCGCATCTTCGTGGATGCGGAGGTGCGCTGGATATCGACGCGCGGGCGTGTGCTCTACGACGCCGCCGGTGCTCCCTACCGCATGGTCGGCCTGCATTTCGACATTACCGAGCGCAAGGCGGTGGAAGCCGCCCTGCGGGCGGCGACCGCCGAGGCCGAGCGGGCCAGCGCGGCCAAGAGCGATTTCCTCGCGGCCATGAGCCACGAGATCCGCACGCCGCTCAACAGCATCCTCGGCTATGCCGACCTCCTGCTTGAGGATCCGAGCCGGACGCCGGAGGACCGGCGGCGCCTGGAATTGATCCAGGGGTCGGGCGCCGCCCTGCTCACGATCGTCAACGATGTCCTCGACTTCTCGAAGATCGAGGCGGGCCAGTTCACTCTGGAATTGCTGCCGTTCCCCTTGCGCGACCTGATCGAGAACACCGTCGAGATCGTGCGCGGCAGCGCCCTCAAGAGCCCGGTGACCATCCTGTCGCGACTGGACGGCGCGTTGCCCCTGTTCGCCATGGGGGATGCGAACCGGCTCAGGCAGGTGCTGCTCAACCTGCTCAACAACGCGGTCAAGTTCACCCCGGCCGGCTCCGTCAGTCTCAACGTCACCCAATGCGGCGAGAGCGCGGCCGGCCCCCTCCTGCGCTTCGAGGTGGTGGATACCGGAATCGGCATCTCGTCCGAGCAGCAGGAACACCTGTTCCAGCGCTTCAGCCAGGTCGATTCCTCCATCAGCCGCCGCTTCGGCGGCACCGGCCTCGGCCTCGCGATCTGCCGCCGCCTCGTCTCGATGATGGATGGAACGATCGGGGTCACCAGCAGTCCCGGTGAGGGATCGACTTTCTGGTTCACCCTCGTCCTGCCCCGTGCGGAGGCGGCGGGCGCCGTCAGGAAGCAGCGCGAGTCCGGCACGCCGGCGGACGGGAGCGCCAGGGATGCCGGCGCGCCGAAGCGGGCGCGGATCCTCGTCGCCGAAGACGTGCCGGTGAATCAGGCACTGGCCCGCGCGGTCCTCGAACTCGCCGGTCACAGCGTCGAAGTGGTGGGAGACGGTGCCGAGGCTGTCGCCGCGATCCGGGCCACGGCGGGCGGGCCCCATGCCTTCGATCTCGTTCTGATGGACGTTCAGATGCCCGGCATGGACGGGCTAGCCGCGACGCGCCTGATCCGCGCCCTGCCTGCACCGGCCTGCACGGTGCCGATCGTCGCCATGACCGCCAACGTCCTGCCCCAGCAGATCGCATCGCTGACCGCCGCGGGCATGGATGATCACGTCGGCAAGCCGTTCAAGCGCGATGCGCTCTATGCCGTCATCGCCCGGTGGACCGCCCCGTCGGCCAGCGCTAATGCCCCGGTTCCGCCGAAGGACCCGACCATCCTCGATCACGAGGTCTACGATTCGTTGAAGGACATGGTCGGGCAGGAGCGGGCGAGAGCCTTGCTGTCGATGCTCGCCGACGAACTCGTCGACCGGTTCGGACCGTCGCCGAAGGCCGCCGACTTGATCGGTATCGATCGGTCGGAACTGGCCTACGACGCTCACGTCATGGTGTCGGCCGCGGGGCTGCTCGGCTTCGTCGGCCTGTCGGATCTCTGTCGCGAGATCGAGGTGGCGTGTCGCAACGACGACGATCTGGCGCCGTTGATCCAGCGCCTCACCACCGTCCGGGACGGCACTCTCGGAACGATCAGGAGGCTGCAGGCCGCCTGA